The following proteins come from a genomic window of Vallitaleaceae bacterium 9-2:
- a CDS encoding thioredoxin family protein — translation MKMLNNELQQQLREVFSQLQNKVTIALFTDQNDCSTCKETKEFMEELLPLSDKLELKNYDIDNDSKLAQEYDVKMVPSIVLLDQEGNYKRIKFNGIPAGHEINSFIPALIEVSGAQSALPEEMTKAIMAINKPVDIKVFITLGCPHCPGAVQKAHKLALMNENIHAEMIEAQTFNELSNKYNVSGVPKIVINDTHELVGNQPIEAFLEKIENIA, via the coding sequence ATGAAAATGTTAAATAATGAACTTCAACAACAATTAAGAGAGGTATTTTCTCAACTACAAAACAAAGTGACTATCGCCTTATTTACTGATCAAAATGACTGCTCTACATGTAAAGAGACCAAAGAGTTTATGGAGGAGCTCCTCCCTTTAAGTGATAAATTAGAACTAAAAAATTATGACATCGATAATGACAGCAAATTGGCTCAAGAATATGATGTAAAAATGGTTCCAAGTATTGTTTTACTTGATCAAGAGGGTAACTACAAACGTATTAAATTCAATGGGATTCCTGCCGGACATGAAATCAACTCATTTATTCCTGCACTTATTGAAGTCTCTGGAGCACAAAGTGCACTACCTGAAGAAATGACAAAGGCAATCATGGCCATTAATAAGCCTGTTGATATCAAAGTATTTATCACTCTTGGTTGTCCACATTGTCCGGGTGCTGTACAAAAAGCTCACAAGTTAGCGCTGATGAATGAAAATATACATGCAGAAATGATTGAAGCTCAAACCTTTAATGAACTGTCAAATAAATATAATGTATCCGGCGTTCCAAAAATTGTCATCAACGATACTCATGAGCTCGTAGGTAATCAACCTATTGAAGCTTTCTTAGAAAAAATCGAAAATATCGCATAA
- a CDS encoding cytochrome c biogenesis protein CcdA, translating into MESLYMSTVFIAGVLSFFNPCILPIIPVYIGYFAEANPDEKTYKWKIVSKPMLKAAIFVLGLSTAFVLLGFGAGALGSLLYSDGFIRIAGGIVVILGLHQVGLLKIQRLNREKKLHLTRSAKADFLGAYLLGLTFSFGWTPCVGPVLVAVLGLSASEGSALYGGLLMFIYSVGLMIPFMLVAIFSDVLLKRVKALYKHTEKIRIAGGVLIIFMGLVLMTNNLMVIVRWVENLLR; encoded by the coding sequence ATGGAAAGCTTATATATGAGTACCGTGTTTATCGCAGGAGTATTGTCTTTTTTTAATCCATGTATTTTGCCTATTATCCCTGTATACATCGGCTATTTTGCTGAAGCCAATCCGGATGAGAAAACATACAAATGGAAAATAGTTTCAAAGCCGATGCTCAAGGCAGCTATCTTTGTTCTAGGCCTATCAACGGCATTTGTACTGCTGGGGTTTGGAGCAGGAGCACTTGGTAGTTTGTTATATAGTGATGGTTTTATCCGTATTGCAGGTGGCATCGTTGTTATTTTAGGATTGCATCAAGTGGGACTATTAAAGATACAACGGCTGAATCGAGAAAAGAAACTTCATCTGACGCGTTCTGCAAAAGCCGACTTCTTAGGGGCATATCTGCTGGGGTTAACCTTTAGCTTTGGCTGGACACCATGTGTCGGACCAGTACTTGTAGCGGTACTTGGATTATCCGCAAGTGAAGGCAGTGCACTGTATGGAGGATTACTTATGTTTATATATTCTGTTGGATTGATGATTCCATTTATGCTGGTGGCAATTTTTTCAGATGTTCTTTTAAAACGGGTCAAAGCGCTATATAAACATACAGAAAAAATCCGTATTGCAGGAGGTGTTTTGATTATTTTTATGGGACTTGTTTTAATGACAAATAATTTGATGGTCATCGTTCGATGGGTGGAAAACCTATTACGTTAA
- a CDS encoding superoxide dismutase, with product MNFELPKLNYAYDALEPHIDKATMEIHHSKHHAGYTNNLNAALEGKNIDKNIEELLTSIPSLPSDIQTAVINNGGGYYNHKIFWEIIGPNGGGEPKGALKEAINATFGSFEAFKDQFSKAAATRFGSGWAWLTFANGQLEISSTPNQDSPISEGKEVILGLDVWEHAYYLNYQNRRPDYIKAFWNVINWDAVERRYEDAIK from the coding sequence ATGAACTTTGAATTACCTAAATTAAACTATGCATACGATGCATTAGAACCTCACATTGACAAAGCAACTATGGAAATCCATCATAGCAAGCACCATGCAGGTTATACAAATAACTTGAATGCGGCTCTTGAAGGAAAGAATATAGATAAAAATATAGAAGAACTGTTAACCTCAATTCCATCACTTCCAAGCGATATTCAAACAGCCGTTATCAATAATGGTGGCGGATATTATAACCATAAGATTTTTTGGGAGATTATCGGTCCAAATGGTGGCGGCGAACCTAAGGGAGCCTTAAAAGAAGCAATTAATGCTACATTTGGTTCCTTTGAAGCCTTTAAAGACCAGTTTTCTAAAGCTGCTGCAACGCGTTTTGGTTCTGGATGGGCTTGGCTTACTTTTGCTAACGGTCAATTAGAGATTTCCTCTACGCCTAATCAAGACTCCCCTATTTCCGAAGGAAAAGAGGTCATTCTTGGTCTGGATGTCTGGGAACATGCATATTATCTAAATTATCAAAACCGTCGTCCAGATTATATTAAGGCTTTTTGGAACGTTATCAATTGGGACGCCGTTGAACGTCGTTATGAAGATGCTATAAAGTAG
- the msrAB gene encoding bifunctional peptide-methionine (S)-S-oxide reductase MsrA/peptide-methionine (R)-S-oxide reductase MsrB codes for MKTNSLLIVLMVIGLIAAGCVGQPDSDEMTNAPEVMKVSEVNSNIYTALGKEKNLQTIYFAGGCFWGVEEYFSRIEGVHDAVSGYANGTTENPSYEDVIYRKTGHAETVKVVYDETQISLEQLIGYFYKIIDPTSLNRQGNDVGNQYRTGIYYSRVEDRPIIEKLQDLEQKKYTKAIVVENLPLDNFYLAEEYHQDYLKKNPNGYCHVDMKKLEEDVVFINPEDYSKPSDAVLREQLTEIQYEVTQKNNTEYAFSNAYYDNYEPGLYVDVVTGEPLFLSTDKYDSGCGWPSFTKPVVEEVVHYTTDTSFNMVRVEVRSRVGDSHLGHVFEDGPKEQGGLRYCINSASIRFVALEQMEQEGYGELIGLIEK; via the coding sequence ATGAAAACAAACAGTTTGTTAATCGTACTTATGGTCATAGGTCTTATTGCGGCAGGATGTGTAGGGCAGCCTGATTCAGACGAGATGACAAATGCACCAGAAGTCATGAAAGTATCAGAGGTGAATTCAAATATATATACAGCCCTTGGTAAAGAGAAAAATCTGCAAACCATCTACTTTGCCGGAGGATGTTTTTGGGGAGTAGAAGAATATTTTTCCCGCATTGAAGGAGTACATGATGCTGTTAGTGGATATGCGAACGGCACCACAGAAAATCCATCATATGAGGATGTAATCTATCGTAAAACAGGACATGCGGAAACGGTTAAAGTGGTGTATGATGAAACACAAATATCCTTGGAACAATTGATTGGATATTTTTATAAAATTATTGATCCAACAAGTCTTAATCGTCAGGGAAATGATGTTGGCAATCAATATCGAACTGGTATATACTATAGTAGAGTAGAAGATCGACCAATCATTGAAAAACTACAAGACTTAGAACAAAAAAAATATACCAAAGCAATTGTTGTTGAAAATCTGCCCTTAGACAATTTTTATTTGGCGGAAGAATATCATCAAGACTATTTAAAAAAGAATCCCAACGGATATTGTCATGTAGATATGAAAAAACTTGAAGAAGACGTTGTATTTATTAATCCAGAGGATTATTCTAAACCAAGTGATGCGGTTTTACGAGAGCAATTAACCGAGATTCAATATGAGGTCACACAAAAAAACAACACAGAGTATGCATTTTCAAATGCATATTATGATAATTATGAACCGGGACTATACGTTGATGTTGTCACCGGAGAACCGCTCTTTTTATCGACAGATAAATATGACTCGGGTTGTGGATGGCCAAGCTTTACAAAACCGGTTGTAGAAGAAGTGGTTCACTATACAACGGATACAAGCTTTAATATGGTACGCGTGGAAGTACGTTCACGTGTTGGAGACTCCCACTTGGGTCATGTCTTTGAAGATGGACCGAAGGAGCAAGGCGGTCTTCGCTACTGTATTAATTCGGCGTCCATACGCTTTGTTGCCTTGGAGCAGATGGAACAAGAAGGCTATGGCGAATTAATAGGTTTGATTGAAAAATGA
- the leuC gene encoding 3-isopropylmalate dehydratase large subunit, with translation MTGKTLYEKIWANHLVDQEEGKPGIIYIDLHLVHEVTSPQAFEGLRLANRRVRRPELTFATMDHNVPTKDRYNIKDPISKKQIETLEANCAEFGVTLFGLNSPHQGIVHVIGPELGLTLPGKTIVCGDSHTATHGAFGALAFGIGTSEVEHVMATQCLQQSQSKTMNIRLLGELPLGVTAKDIILGIISQYGTDFGTGYVMEFTGEAIKKTTMEERMTICNMAIEAGARAGLIAPDETTFTYLKEREYAPKGEAFEQAVEQWKLLASDADATYDAVIDFDLNILEPQVTWGTSPSMGASINDCVPYPSDFSTSDEQNSCQKALDYMGLESGTPMDAIPIDVVFIGSCTNGRIEDLRAAATVAKGRKVNQNVTALVVPGSQKVKLAAEAEGLDQIFIEAGFQWRESGCSMCLAMNPDYLQPKERCASTSNRNFEGRQGRGGRTHLVSPAMAAAAAIAGHFVDVRDLRQLDA, from the coding sequence ATGACTGGAAAAACACTCTATGAAAAAATATGGGCTAATCATCTCGTTGACCAAGAAGAAGGAAAACCCGGAATTATATATATTGACCTACACCTTGTACATGAGGTAACCTCCCCTCAAGCTTTTGAAGGATTACGCCTTGCAAATAGACGCGTTCGGCGTCCTGAACTTACTTTTGCAACGATGGACCACAATGTCCCTACCAAAGACCGCTATAACATTAAGGATCCTATCTCAAAAAAACAGATTGAAACATTAGAAGCCAACTGTGCTGAATTTGGTGTTACTTTGTTTGGGCTAAACAGTCCACATCAAGGTATCGTTCATGTTATCGGTCCTGAGCTTGGATTAACCCTTCCCGGAAAAACTATCGTCTGTGGAGACAGCCATACAGCCACACATGGTGCGTTTGGCGCACTTGCCTTTGGTATTGGAACCAGTGAAGTTGAACATGTCATGGCAACCCAGTGTCTTCAACAAAGTCAATCAAAAACAATGAATATCCGTCTTCTCGGTGAGTTGCCTCTAGGTGTCACTGCCAAAGACATTATCCTTGGAATTATCAGTCAATACGGTACGGATTTTGGTACAGGGTATGTCATGGAATTTACGGGCGAAGCAATAAAAAAGACAACCATGGAAGAGCGAATGACTATTTGCAACATGGCAATTGAAGCTGGTGCAAGAGCTGGACTTATTGCTCCGGACGAGACAACTTTTACCTATCTTAAAGAACGTGAATATGCACCAAAAGGTGAAGCTTTTGAACAAGCCGTCGAACAATGGAAGCTACTTGCCTCAGACGCTGATGCAACCTATGATGCTGTCATTGACTTTGATTTGAATATATTAGAGCCTCAAGTGACTTGGGGAACTTCCCCTTCTATGGGTGCAAGTATTAATGACTGTGTCCCCTATCCATCTGACTTTAGTACTAGTGATGAACAAAACTCATGTCAAAAAGCTTTGGATTACATGGGGCTTGAATCCGGAACGCCCATGGATGCAATTCCTATTGATGTTGTTTTTATCGGCTCATGTACCAATGGACGTATCGAAGACCTGCGCGCCGCCGCAACCGTAGCCAAAGGGCGAAAAGTTAATCAAAATGTTACGGCACTTGTTGTCCCTGGGTCGCAAAAAGTTAAGCTTGCTGCTGAAGCTGAAGGCTTGGACCAAATTTTTATTGAAGCTGGTTTTCAATGGCGTGAATCCGGCTGTAGCATGTGTCTTGCCATGAATCCTGATTACTTGCAACCTAAGGAACGATGTGCTTCAACATCGAACCGTAATTTTGAAGGACGCCAAGGACGTGGTGGTCGAACCCACTTAGTCTCTCCTGCGATGGCTGCAGCGGCTGCCATTGCAGGTCACTTTGTGGATGTAAGAGACCTTCGTCAACTGGACGCATAA
- a CDS encoding FAD-dependent oxidoreductase, producing the protein MTSNFQFNFEGFSTNKPQINEDTLYDFLIIGGGPAGLNAALYAKRKGLETAIITKQIGGQIVNTSTVENYLGTQKATGEELVNEFKSHVLELEVPIAEYNEVVEIIPGTSSHKVVLADGQVIHGRTLLLATGTNHRKLNVPGEERLAGRGVAYCAICDAPLYKNKNVIIAGGGNSAVEAALDLSKVANHVTLVHRSQFRADKILVDELYQNDKIDIHLETQILSIEGEDFLSHLHVLDKNTQREFDIAGDGVFIEIGVVPNSQLFIDLVDMNASGEIIVDEKGQTNVPGIFAAGDLTTVSYKQIIIAASDGAKTALAANDYINLLNAKERMTTYENVK; encoded by the coding sequence ATGACATCAAATTTCCAGTTTAACTTTGAGGGTTTTAGTACAAACAAACCTCAAATCAATGAAGATACTCTCTATGATTTTTTGATTATTGGCGGTGGTCCTGCAGGTCTTAACGCTGCGCTTTATGCAAAACGCAAAGGACTTGAGACTGCAATTATCACCAAACAAATCGGTGGACAGATTGTAAATACCTCTACCGTCGAAAATTACCTAGGCACACAAAAAGCTACTGGCGAAGAGTTAGTCAATGAATTCAAGTCCCATGTTCTTGAGCTGGAAGTACCTATCGCTGAATATAACGAAGTCGTTGAAATCATTCCCGGTACCTCTTCTCACAAAGTAGTTTTGGCTGATGGGCAAGTAATTCACGGGCGCACTCTTTTATTAGCTACTGGGACAAATCATCGAAAATTAAATGTTCCAGGTGAAGAACGGCTAGCAGGTCGTGGTGTTGCTTATTGCGCCATATGTGATGCTCCTCTATACAAAAACAAAAATGTTATTATTGCAGGTGGTGGTAACTCAGCTGTTGAAGCTGCACTGGACTTATCCAAAGTTGCCAACCACGTAACATTGGTTCATCGTAGCCAGTTTCGTGCCGATAAGATTCTTGTCGATGAACTCTATCAAAATGACAAAATTGATATTCACCTTGAGACACAAATATTAAGCATTGAAGGCGAAGACTTTTTGAGCCATCTTCATGTTCTTGACAAAAACACTCAGCGTGAATTCGACATCGCCGGTGATGGTGTCTTTATTGAAATTGGGGTCGTTCCAAATAGTCAGTTGTTTATTGACCTTGTTGATATGAATGCATCCGGTGAAATTATTGTCGACGAAAAAGGACAGACCAATGTTCCAGGAATCTTTGCCGCCGGTGATTTAACAACCGTCAGCTACAAACAGATTATAATTGCAGCAAGTGATGGTGCTAAAACAGCTTTAGCCGCCAATGATTATATAAACCTATTAAACGCAAAAGAAAGGATGACTACTTATGAAAATGTTAAATAA
- a CDS encoding DNA-3-methyladenine glycosylase — MRLEQEFFLQDALTLAKELIGKGLVREMDGRTIITRIVETEAYIGPEDKGCHAYNNKRTKRTETMFLEGGHAYIYLIYGMYYCLNVVAAKKDKPEAVLIRAVEPLEGLEYIQENRKIKSNKLEDLTNGPGKLCQALGVDKSLNGSNMILGTQLYVVELEQSKVEVCSGPRINIDYAQEYKDVPWRFYIKGHPFLSR; from the coding sequence ATGCGACTGGAGCAAGAGTTTTTTTTACAAGATGCTTTAACGTTGGCCAAGGAGCTTATAGGAAAAGGGTTGGTTCGAGAAATGGATGGGCGGACAATTATTACTCGAATTGTTGAAACCGAAGCATATATTGGACCGGAAGATAAAGGGTGCCATGCGTATAATAATAAGCGTACAAAGCGAACAGAGACAATGTTTTTAGAAGGGGGACATGCGTATATTTATCTTATTTATGGGATGTATTATTGTTTAAATGTAGTAGCAGCCAAAAAAGATAAACCGGAAGCGGTGCTTATTCGAGCGGTAGAACCGCTAGAAGGATTAGAATATATTCAAGAAAATAGAAAAATAAAATCAAATAAGCTTGAAGATTTAACTAATGGACCAGGGAAACTGTGTCAAGCGCTTGGTGTAGATAAGTCTTTAAATGGGAGCAATATGATTTTGGGGACACAGCTATATGTAGTTGAGCTTGAGCAATCGAAAGTAGAAGTGTGTTCAGGGCCACGGATAAATATTGACTATGCACAAGAATATAAAGATGTTCCGTGGAGGTTTTATATTAAAGGGCATCCATTTTTATCACGATGA
- a CDS encoding sensor histidine kinase produces the protein MKRKITLIYLVFGIASVVLVGFVLYYSLSNVLVNESIMSTETAVNQSGKYLEIYIEKLKGISDSLRTNQDVIEYFGENMVFEPKIYEERIHRLIDNLMESDTSLQSVILISKDGKLFSNEKNLDMSMSEDMMEESWYIEAMHNAMPTLTSARMQKFSMDKDLWVISLSQEIVDATGANIGVAVIDVPYTALETYLMDLHLGEDGFVYILNANQDVVFHQDQRYYEDEERRKALVELMENTSNYQKKTEILINQYKMANTDWTLVAVSSLDALLVLRRQVLETVVIGISIIFVVVIVTSMILKGLTKEIQQREQEIYQHEMRAMYSQINPHFLYNTLDAIVWMAEFNKKEDVIAITKSLARFFRLSLNQGKAVTTLRDEIEHVQQYLYIQKQRYQDKLEYSVHADEEVLDVLVPKIILQPIVENSIYHGIKDKDGIGTIDITIKSYNDYIQILISDDGIGYDEQIEETEKDKSHKTKLGGIGLQNVERRIQLFCGQDYGLSIHSKKNIGTTVTLKICKGRK, from the coding sequence ATGAAGCGAAAAATCACATTGATTTATCTAGTTTTTGGCATAGCAAGTGTTGTGCTGGTTGGATTTGTACTATACTATTCTTTGTCAAATGTACTGGTCAATGAATCCATCATGTCAACAGAAACAGCCGTCAATCAAAGTGGAAAATACCTAGAGATTTATATTGAAAAATTAAAAGGAATATCCGACAGCCTTAGGACGAATCAAGATGTCATCGAATACTTTGGGGAGAACATGGTTTTTGAACCTAAGATTTATGAAGAAAGAATACATCGTCTCATTGATAATCTGATGGAATCAGACACGTCCTTACAGTCGGTTATTCTTATATCAAAAGATGGAAAACTTTTTTCAAATGAAAAAAATCTGGATATGTCCATGTCAGAAGATATGATGGAGGAATCTTGGTACATTGAAGCGATGCATAATGCAATGCCGACGTTGACTTCTGCAAGAATGCAAAAATTTTCCATGGATAAAGATTTGTGGGTGATTTCTTTGAGTCAAGAAATTGTTGATGCGACAGGAGCCAATATTGGCGTCGCGGTTATTGATGTTCCATATACTGCATTAGAGACGTATTTAATGGATTTGCACTTGGGAGAAGATGGATTTGTGTATATTCTGAATGCAAACCAAGATGTTGTTTTTCATCAGGACCAAAGATACTATGAAGATGAGGAGCGAAGAAAAGCATTAGTTGAGCTAATGGAAAACACGAGCAATTATCAAAAAAAGACAGAAATACTTATAAATCAATATAAAATGGCGAATACAGATTGGACGCTGGTTGCTGTGTCTTCATTAGATGCATTACTAGTTTTACGAAGACAAGTTCTTGAAACGGTCGTTATAGGTATATCCATTATATTTGTGGTTGTGATTGTCACGAGCATGATTCTTAAAGGGTTGACCAAAGAAATTCAACAACGTGAACAAGAAATATATCAACATGAAATGCGGGCCATGTATAGCCAAATCAATCCCCATTTTTTATATAATACATTAGATGCCATTGTATGGATGGCTGAATTTAACAAAAAAGAAGATGTCATTGCCATTACAAAATCCTTAGCAAGATTTTTTAGGCTATCGCTAAATCAAGGTAAGGCAGTTACGACGTTAAGGGATGAGATTGAGCATGTACAACAATATTTATACATACAAAAGCAACGCTATCAAGATAAACTTGAATATTCAGTTCATGCAGATGAAGAGGTTCTTGATGTGTTAGTGCCTAAGATTATTTTGCAACCGATTGTTGAAAACTCTATTTACCATGGCATTAAAGATAAAGATGGGATAGGAACAATTGACATTACCATAAAAAGCTATAATGACTATATACAAATTCTTATTAGCGATGATGGCATTGGATATGACGAGCAAATAGAAGAAACAGAAAAAGATAAATCGCATAAAACGAAGTTAGGTGGCATAGGCCTTCAAAATGTAGAACGTCGTATCCAACTGTTTTGTGGACAAGACTATGGATTATCCATCCATTCGAAAAAAAATATAGGAACAACCGTTACATTAAAAATATGCAAAGGGCGAAAGTAA
- a CDS encoding redoxin family protein, translated as MKKSMYKTIASIILVTMVTVSCAPVQEATETVENMDAESVMIEDNAMVEKNSGVMAPEFELKDLQGNTYRLSDLEGEKIYMKYWASWCSICLAGLSEIDALSNMDTEFKVFTVVTPGANGEQSEQDFREWFEGLEYEHITVLIDTEAELGKELNVRAFPTSVFIGSDGKIIEALPGHKSNEEIIEKVATFY; from the coding sequence ATGAAAAAATCAATGTATAAAACGATAGCAAGTATCATACTTGTAACAATGGTGACAGTCTCTTGTGCACCTGTACAAGAAGCTACAGAGACAGTCGAGAACATGGATGCAGAATCAGTCATGATAGAGGATAACGCAATGGTAGAAAAAAATTCAGGCGTTATGGCGCCGGAGTTTGAACTTAAGGACCTTCAAGGCAATACCTACCGATTGTCAGATTTAGAAGGTGAAAAAATCTATATGAAATACTGGGCATCATGGTGTTCGATATGTTTAGCGGGTCTATCAGAAATTGATGCGTTAAGCAATATGGATACAGAGTTTAAGGTGTTTACTGTTGTAACTCCAGGAGCTAATGGAGAACAGTCGGAACAAGACTTTAGAGAATGGTTTGAGGGACTTGAGTATGAGCATATAACTGTACTTATTGATACAGAGGCAGAACTTGGAAAAGAATTGAATGTTCGCGCATTTCCAACATCCGTTTTTATAGGGAGCGATGGAAAAATTATAGAAGCATTACCAGGGCACAAATCCAATGAGGAAATCATAGAAAAAGTAGCTACATTTTATTAG
- the leuD gene encoding 3-isopropylmalate dehydratase small subunit: MMKPFTKTTGLVLPIDRTNIDTDAIIPKQFLKRIERSGFGQFLFYEFRYDENDQPIPHSVFNQERYQGASILISRANFGCGSSREHAPWALEDYGFRVIIAPSFADIFFNNCFNNGILPIRCSNDTMDIIFEKVAATPGYMLTVDLEAQTLYDSEGFKIPFEINAFHKNKLLKGLDDIGLTLLKADKIDAYEHNHAIV, translated from the coding sequence ATGATGAAACCATTTACAAAAACTACCGGATTGGTGCTACCTATTGACCGTACAAATATAGATACTGATGCTATTATTCCAAAACAATTTTTAAAACGCATTGAACGCAGTGGCTTTGGACAATTTTTATTCTATGAATTTCGCTATGATGAAAATGATCAACCCATTCCTCATTCTGTATTTAACCAAGAGCGCTACCAAGGTGCCTCTATTCTCATCTCACGAGCAAACTTTGGATGCGGTTCTTCCCGCGAACACGCGCCTTGGGCTTTAGAAGATTATGGATTTCGTGTCATTATAGCGCCAAGCTTTGCCGATATCTTTTTTAATAACTGTTTTAACAACGGCATCTTGCCTATTCGCTGTTCAAACGATACTATGGATATTATCTTTGAAAAAGTGGCCGCAACACCTGGATATATGCTGACTGTAGATTTAGAGGCACAAACTTTGTATGATTCAGAAGGTTTTAAAATACCTTTTGAGATCAATGCATTCCATAAAAATAAGCTTCTAAAAGGTCTTGATGATATTGGACTAACCTTATTAAAAGCTGATAAAATTGATGCTTATGAACATAACCATGCCATAGTTTAG
- a CDS encoding response regulator has translation MKLLVIDDEPLVRQGIVSLIAYKKLGIDSIFEAENGQQGFEIVAREEPDIILCDINMPKVNGLDFAKEVKATWPWIKIAIITGYDYFDYAKQAIKIGVEDYVLKPVSKSDVQEVIGKLIAKTVEDAAVKEVYKSIQKIDHHEEDALGYKKQIINIIEEHISDPEFSLMRLSDMMGLNDSYLSTLFKKLFGTSFSEYLLRERLEKSKIYLLTTELKNYEIADKVGISDANYFSTLFKKHYGNSPNRYKKMLKKDKGKLV, from the coding sequence ATGAAACTACTTGTCATTGATGATGAGCCTTTGGTTCGTCAAGGGATTGTCTCCCTGATTGCGTACAAAAAACTCGGGATTGATAGTATTTTTGAAGCGGAAAATGGACAGCAAGGGTTTGAAATCGTTGCTCGTGAAGAACCGGATATTATTTTGTGCGATATTAATATGCCAAAGGTCAATGGTCTTGACTTCGCAAAAGAGGTGAAGGCCACTTGGCCTTGGATAAAAATAGCGATTATTACTGGATATGACTATTTTGATTATGCAAAACAAGCGATAAAAATTGGCGTAGAAGATTATGTACTAAAGCCGGTATCCAAAAGTGATGTTCAGGAAGTGATCGGTAAACTTATAGCAAAAACAGTCGAGGATGCAGCCGTCAAAGAAGTGTATAAAAGCATCCAAAAAATTGATCATCACGAAGAGGACGCACTAGGATATAAAAAGCAAATCATTAACATCATTGAAGAACATATCAGTGATCCGGAGTTTTCCTTGATGCGATTATCAGATATGATGGGCCTTAACGACAGTTATTTAAGCACTCTATTTAAAAAACTATTTGGAACTTCTTTTAGCGAATACCTGCTTCGGGAACGTTTAGAAAAAAGTAAAATTTATCTTCTGACCACCGAGCTAAAAAACTATGAGATTGCGGATAAAGTTGGGATTAGTGACGCAAACTACTTTTCGACGCTTTTTAAAAAACACTATGGTAATTCACCCAATCGCTATAAAAAAATGCTAAAAAAAGACAAGGGAAAATTAGTGTAA